CGCGATTCCTCGGGCGTGATCTGCAAGCCGTTCAATTTGACCATGCGCTTGATCGCCTGCGCCCAGCCTTCCGGCGTGGTGCGCAGCCAGGAAATGCGCGAAAGATTGCCCTTGGCATCGGCGGTATGGCACGCGCCGCACTTTTCCTTGGTCAGGCTGTCGGTGACCGGGATGCCTTCCTCGCTCTCCGGCTTGTCCGCCCCACCGGTCATGCCGCCGGCCTGCGCGACGACGGCGGTCGCGGTGCACAGGCCCGCCAACAGCAACGGGCGCAACGAAAAGCGAGCCGTCAGCGCGGCCCGCCACGACGGGCTGGCGGCGGCATCCTGCGCATCGAGTGGACGGGACTCGGTATCCGGGTAGGCCATGCTCGCGAAATCCCCCTGATTGGACCGTAAGCAGCGCGATTCGAGCGCGGGTCACGGGGATAAGCTTGACGGTTGTCCAAGATTGGTCAACGCCTTTGTTGCGGTGCCGCCAATCTTTTTTGCAGATGCGAAAAAAGGCGTGTGATCCGATTGGAATCACACGCCTTTTGGATGTTGGAAACTGTCCTGGCGGGCGGCGTTCGGGCCGCGATCAGGTCAACTGCAACGGCAGGGATCGCAGCCGTTTGCCGGTGGCGGCGCGGATGGCGTTGGCGATCGCCGGAATGACCGGCGGCAGCGCCGGTTCGCCCAGCCCGGTGGGCGGGAAATCGCTCTTCACCCAGGTGATCGCGACATCGCGCGGCACGGCATCGATGCGCAGCAGCGGGAAATCGCCGAAGTTGTCGGCCGTGATCGCGCCCGCCTCCTGCACCACCGGCTGCCACACCAGCGCCTGCGCGATGCCGTCGATCGCCGCGCCCTGCGACTGGTGTTCGGCATTGAGCGGATTGATGATCTGGCTGCCGATGTCGCCCGCCATCCAGATCTTGTCGACCTTCACCGACGTTCCGCCCGAGACCGTGACGTCGACGACTTCCGCGAAATAGCCGCGATGGCTGAAATAGAAGCCGAAGCCGCGCCCCTTGACCGCATCGCCCGCGCCCTTGGCGGGGCCTGTGCGCCCGGTCCAGTTCGCGGCCTTGCACACCGCGTCGATCACGCTGCGGGCGCGGCCGGTGTGGAACACCAGCCCCTTGCGCTCGGTCGGCAGTTCGCGCGGTGCGCCCAGCGTCCGGCGCATCAGTTCGGGCAAGTCGAGGCCGGCGGCTTCCGCCACCTCGTCGAGGAAGCCCTGGTACACGAAGGCCATGGCGTTGGACGTCGGCGCGCGCAGCCAGCCGGTCGGCAGGTTGGTCTTGAGATAGGTCGCGCCCAGGTGGGCATCGGGCACTACCGGAGCGGGAAATTCGGTGGAGCTCATTTCCGCCGCGCGGATCGGCTTGCCGTCCGCGCCGAAGGTGATGAAGTGGTCCTTGAACGCGATCAGCGCGCCCTTGGCATCGAGGCCGGCGGTGAAGCGGTGCCAGCCGGCGGGGCGATAGTAATCGTGCCGCAGGTCGTCCGTGCGGTCCCACAGCAGCTTGACCGGCCGGCCCGGCACGCCCTTCGCCACCTGCGCCGCCAGCACCATGTAGTCGCTCATCAGCCGGCGGCCGAAACCGCCGCCGATGCGCGTCATGTGGATGGTCATCGCTTCGGGCGCGATGCCGAGCATGGCGGCCACTTCCCTGCGCCCGGCGCCCGGATTCTGCGCGGGCGCCCACAGCTCCAGCTTGCCGTCCGCCGTCCACAGCGCGGTGCAGTTCTGCGGCTCCAGCGTGGCGTGGGCAAGGAAGGGGTAGGAATAGTCGGCGGTCACCGTCTTCGCCGCCCCGGCCAGCGCCTTGTCCGCATCGCCGGCCTTGAACAGATCGGCCTGCGGCGCGGCGCCCAGCGCATCGGCGGCCTGCTTCGCATAGCCGGCGGTCGAGAATTGCTTCTGCGTGGCATCGTCCCACGCCACCACCAGCTTTTCGCGGGCCTTGCTGGCTTTCCACCAGCTGTCGGCGACGATCGCGACGGCATCCTGCTGCCCCGGCGGGACAAGGCCGCTGTTGACCGGCACCACGGCGACGACGCCCGGAATCCCGCGCACCGCCGCGTCGTCGATCCGGGCGATGGTGCCGCCGAACGCCGGGCACTTGACCAGCGCGGCGTGGAGCATGCCGGGCAGGTGCGTGTCGATCCCGAACAGGGGTGTGCCCTTGACGATCTTCGGCGTGTCCACGCCCGGCATCGGCTGACCGATGATGCGGAACGCCTCCGCCGGCTTGAGCGGCACCGTGGCGAGATCGGGCACCGGCATGCCGGCCGCCTCGCGCGCCAGCGCGGCATAGGGCACGCTGCGCCCGCCGGCCTTGTCGATCACCTTGCCGGCTTCGGTCGAAAGCGCTGACGGGGCGACGCCCCACTGCTTCGCCGCCGCCGCCACCAGCATGGCGCGCGCGGCCGCACCGGCCTGACGCATGGGAAGCCAGTTGTTCGGCGTCGCGGTGCTGCCGCCGGCGACCTGAAGGCCATAGCGCTTGTCGTCGGCGTCGGTCTGCTCGATGCGGACCTGGCTCCACGCCACGTCGAGTTCCTCGGCGATCAGCATCGGCAGCATGGTCTTCACGCCCTGGCCGATCTCGGGATTCTTGGCGCCGATGGTCACGCTGTTGTCCGCGTTGATGCGGATGAAGGCGGTGAGCACGACAGGTTCGCCAGCCACGCCACCGGCCGCGCCAGTCGCCTGCGCCAGCGCGATCCGGGCGTCGAAGGTCAGCACCGCCCCGCCCGCGAGCGACGCGGCGAGGAACGAGCGGCGGCTCAGCGCCGCGCCAACGGCTTCCCGATCTTTCACGATGCTCATGCCGCCACTCCCGCCGCCTTGCGGATCGCCTTCTGGATGCGCAGGTAGGTGGCGCAACGGCAGATATTGCCGCTCATGCCGCCCTCGATGTCCTCGGCCGTCGGCTTGGGCGTCTGCGTCAGCAGCGCGGTGGCGGACATGATCTGACCGGCCTGGCAGTAACCGCATTGCGGGACGTCGAGATCGACCCAGGCATCGACCACCTTCTTGCCTACCGGAAGCGAGGCCACGTCCTCGATCGTGGTGATCTGCTTGCCGGCCGCATCGGCGATCGGCGTCTGGCACGATCGCACGGCGTTCCCGTCCAGCAGCACGGTGCAGGCGCCGCACAGGCCCGCGCCGCAGCCGAACTTGGTGCCGGGCAGGTTCAGGTCTTCGCGCAAGACCCACAGCAGCGGTTTGTCGGCGTCCGCGTCGACGACGCGCTTCTTGCGGTTGACGGTCAGCGAAATGGCCATCGGCAGTCCTTCATGCTTGATCGCGCGGATATTCTCATCCCGCTCGCCTCTTAGGCCAGGCGCATGGGGATGCGCCATTGCCAAACGGATATTCCGTAACGCGGAACGTCGGCAGGATGGAAACCTTTGTTGCCCGGTTTCAAGAATTTGGCTTGAAAACGTCGCGAATATTGGACAGGCATCAAGTATCCGTCAAGCGTTGTTGCGCGCGCGGAATTAAAAAGGTTGGGCGGGGGCAGTCGGGCTGGCGAGCCACGTTCAGGAGTGTTAGGCCGGGTGCAATGGCAAGCGATGTCGCCCACATGATAGCCACGCGTCCGGGAACCTATACGCGCGGCACCGAGACGGTCGACGCCATTCTCAAGGCCGCGTTGACCGTGCTGATAGATGAAGGCGCGGGCGCGTTCACAATCCGCCGGATCGCCGCCGAATGCGGGATGAAGGTGGGCAACGTCAGCTACCATTTTCCGCGCAAGGAAATGCTGATCCAGATCCTGCTCGACGAGTTGCTGGAAAGCTATGACAAGCTGCTGGAGAACCGCGTCCGCCAGCCCGACCTGACGGCGGAGGAGCGGCTGCGCCTGCTGATCGAGATCTGCCTGGACGACATTGCCGGCAAGCGCACCACGCGGTTGTTTACCGAACTGTGGGCGCTGGCCAACCAGAACGAATTCATCGCGGATCGGGTCAGGGCCTTCTATCAGGGGGTCCACGATTTCATCGGCGAATACGTGGCGCTGCTCAATCCCCGGCTCTCGCCCGATCAGGTGCACACAGTTGCGCTTTATATCAGCGCGTCGATGGAAGGCTCTACGCCATTCCTCGGATATGAAAAACCGTGGGCCGCGAAGATGATGGCGTTCCGGACCATAGCGGCCCGCGCGCTGGTCGATCTCGCCAGAACGATAACGCCGGAACAGATTTCCGGCCTTCGGTAAGGCGCGCGAAGCAGCACGCGGCGCGGCAGGGTCCTGACCCCAGGGCTGTGAGTGTGCCGGATGCGGAACAGGGCGATCATCGGGAGGAGCGTTGGGGCGGCGTCGCTGGCGGCCGCGCTCGGATGCCTGCAACCCGGCATCGATCCCATCTATCTGACGGTGTTGAGCGATGCGCGGCCCGTGCCGCTGGAAGCGCACGGCCTGGTCGTGGGCTTCACCCAGGCGGGATCGGCGCTGGGCGCACTGACCGTCTGGCGGCTGGGGCCGGTATTGCCCCGGTGGATCGTGCTGGCGGCGGCCGTGCTGGCGCTTCTGGGCAGCGTGGCGGTTGTCGTTGCCGACAGTCTGGCATTGGTGCTGGCGTGCCGCGCCGGCTATGGGCTGGCCATGGGGGTGATCTATGCCACCACCATGGCCGCCTACGCCGCGCGCCGGCCCAACAAGGCCTATGGTGCGGTCTATCTGACCCAGCTCATTCTTTCGACTCTGGTTTCGCTGGCCTTGCCCGAACTCATGCTGGCGGCCGGCGCGAAAACCGCGCTGATGGCGATGGCGCTGGTGCCGGCCCTCGCGCTGGTGGTGCTGGTGCCGTTCGTGCGGTCGGCATCGATGATAGATGGCCCGTCCGGCGTCGTCCCTGGACGGAGCGCGGTGCCGGCCGCCGGCTGGGCGCTGGCGGCGGCAACCTTCTGGTTCATCTGTTCGACGATGCTGGTGTGGAGCTTCTCGGCCGCGCTGGCCACGCGCGCGGGCATCGCCGATCGCACGATCGGGCAAGCCGTGGCGATCGGCTCCGTCGTCGGCGCGCTGACCGCGGCGGCGGTGATGCGCGAGCGGCTGCTGGTGCCGCTGCCGTTCACCGCCCTGCTGTCGGGGCTGGCGCTTGCATCGCCGGTGGTGCTGACGGTGCCGGGGGCGGACGGCGCCTATGTCGCCTCGATCGTGCTGCTCAACATCGGTTCCACCGCGATCATCATCCGCTGCTCCGGGCTGGCGACGGCGACGAGCCGGGATTCGCGCTTTCGCGTGTTCGTGGCCTGCACGCACAGCCTTGGGCTGATCGCCGGGCCGTTGCTGGGAACGGCGATGATGGCGCTGTTCGGGCGCGACGGGTTGCTGATCGGCGTGGCGCTGGCGCTGACAGGCGGGCTGCTCTCGGTGGGCTGGGCGGTCCGCGCCGGATTTGCGGGGGTGCCTGCCGCAAGCCCTGAAAAGGGTGGCGTACCCGCCGCACTAGGCGCTTGACTAAAACTGGACGAACGTCAAACCTTCATCCGACATCGCTGCGCCGTGCGATCTTGCGGGGGCAAGAGCAGGGCGAGGGCGTCGCGTCGGCCGTCGCAACCCAGGGGGTCTAGGTCAGATGAAATCCATTGCCAGCCGCATGCTATCCGCCATCCCGACGCTTGCCGCCTGCCTCGCGCTGTCGGCGATCGACGCGCCGCAGGCCTTGGCCGACACCGCCAATCCCACGGAGCCCGAAGAATCGGACGTCGCCTCGATCACGCCGCCCAAGCCAGGCTGGATTTTCGTGAACCGCGGTTTCGTATCCCCCGGCACCGCGATCTACGACACCGGCAACGGCAAGATGCTGGGTTTGGTGCAGATGGCGGTTCTCGCGGATATGGCGATCGATCCGGCGGGCAAGTTCTACTACGTGGCCGAAACGATCTGGAGCAAGGGCAATCGCGGCACGCGGCAGGACATGGTCACGGTCTATGATTCGACGAATCTCAAACTGCAGGCCGAAATCCCGATTCCCGGCCGTCTGCTGATCGGCGGCCGCAAGCAGGACTTCATCCTGAGCGACGACGGCAAGCTGGGTTTCGTCTATAACTTCAGCCCCGCGTCGTCGGTCAGCGTGGTCGATCTGGAAAAGCGCAAGTTCCTGCGCGCGATCGAGCTGCCCGGCTGCGCCAGCCTGATCCCCAATCCCGGCGCCGGCTTCTCCGCGCTCTGCGCCGATGGTTCGCTGGCCACGGTCACGGCGGGTGCCGCGAAGCCCGCGATCACCCATTCGGCCCCGTTCTTTTCGGCGACCGACGATCCGATCTTCGACAACCTGATCTACGACAAGACGAAGCAGCAGGCGGTTTTCCTGTCCTACACCGGCAAGATCTATACCGCGAAGATGGCGGCGGCGCCCACGGTTTCCGAGCCCTTCTCGATCCAGGTGGCGGCCGGGCTGCGCGCGGGCGACACCAAGCCGCTCGACGTCAACTGGTATCCCGGCGGGGGGCAGCCGATGGCGCTCCACCGCGCGTCCGGCCATCTGTTCGTGCTGATGCATCTGGGCGAATACTGGACGCACAAGGCCGGCGGCACGGAAATCTGGGACGTCGATCTCGCGGCGAAGAAAGTGGTGAAGCGCGTGCCGATCACCGATCCGGCTACCACGATCGAGGTGACGCAGGAAGCCGATCCCAAGCTGATGTATTCCGGCGGCGAAGCGGGAACGGTCCATGTGGTCGACGTGAAGACCTGGGACGAATCGCTGAAGCTCGACCGGGCCGGCAGCGGCGTGATCACGGTGGTGGAAGCGCGGTGAGCGCCCTCGCCGCCGATCTTGCGGTTTCGGGCCTGGGCATGACGGGCCTGCGCGTGATGGGGCTGGCGGGCGCGTGCGGCGTGGGCCTGGTCTTCGTGCACGCGGGCGCGTCGAAGCTGCTTCATCGCGATGTGCTGCCCGGCGTGATCGCCAACTACCGGCTGCTTCCCGATGCGTTGGTCGCGCCGGTGGCGGCGGTGCTGCCATGGGGCGAACTGGCGCTCGGGCTGGCGCTGCTGGCCGGCGGACCGCCCTTCGCCGTGGTGCCCGCGCTGGTCCTGCTGGGGCTGTTCGCTGGGGCGATGGCGGTGAACATCGCGCGCGGGCGGCGTTCGATCGACTGCGGCTGCGGCCGGTCGCAACTGCGCCAGACGCTGGGCTGGCCGCTGGTGGCGCGCAATATCGTGCTGATGATCCTGGTGGCGTTGCGCCTGCCGGCCGCGCTGCCGTCCACCGGCCTCGAACTGGCGATTGCCATTGTCGGCGGGGTCAGCCTGTTCGTTCTTTATCTGCTCTTCAACGCCATTGCCGCGCTGGCTGTCTCGCCTGTCGCGGCCAGAGTCAACGCTGGAATCAAACGGAGGTGAGCCCATGCTGACGGCGCTTATCGTTTCGCAGGTCCTTTCGTGGGGCGTGATCCTCGCGCTCGTCGTCGCGATGCTGGCGCTGGCGCGTCAGGTGGGCGTGCTGCACATGCGCGTGGCGCCGGCGGGCGCGCTGACCACGGCGGGCGGGCCTTCGGTGGGAGCATCGTCGCCGGCCATTCCTGCGCGGACGCTCGATGGCGCGGCGGTGACCGTGGGCGGTGCCGCCCCCGGATCGGCGCTACGCTTGCTGATGTTCGTCTCCGCCGCCTGCCCGCTGTGCAAGGGGCTGATCCCGATGGCCAAGTCGTTCGCGCGGGACGAACGCGTCCAGCTGATCTTCGTGGGGGACGATGATCCGGCGGTGCAGCGCGGGATGATCGAACAGCACGGAATCGGATCGTACCAGTTCATCAACGGGCCGGACGTGGGGCAGGCGTTCGAGGTGGGCAAGCTGCCTTACGCGGTGCTGCTCGATGCCGATGGCACGGTGTTGTCCAAGGGGCTGGTCAACAGCCGCGAACACCTGGAGAGCCTGGTGATCGCGCACGAGATGGGCGTCCGTTCGGTGCAGGACTATATCGGCAGCCTGAAGGCGGAAGTGGCGTGATGGCTGTGGCGCGGCTTGCCCGCGCGGACAATTTCAAGGGGGCATGGTCATGAAGAAGTTCGATGCGGACGCCATGGGCGAAACGCTGCTTCGCCGTTTCGCGGGCGGCACCTCGCGCCGTGGCATCCTGGCGCGGCTGGGCGCGGCGCTGGTGGCCGCCCCGGTGTTTCCGCTGCTGCCGGTCAGCCGGGCGGAAGCGGCCAAGCCCGACCGGTCGGGCGAAGGCAAGACCGCTTTCGCCCGCGTGGCGCAGAGCAAGGACAACACCAAGTGCGATTACTGGCGCTATTGCGCGATCGACGGTTCGCTGTGCACCTGCTGCGGCGGCGGCATCCACACCTGCCCGCCCGGCGCGGAACCTTCGCCCGTCTCTTGGGTGGGCACCTGCGTCAATCCCGATGACGGCAAGTCCTACCTGATCGCCTACCGCGATTGCTGCGGCAAGTCGTACTGCATGCAGTGCGATTGCAACAACACCGACCGCGAGACGCAGCTCTACGTGCCGCAGCTCAACAACGACGTGATCTGGTGCTTCGGCACGAGCAGCATGGAATACCACTGCTCCACCGCCGTGCTCGTCGGTCCCGCCTGACGGGGCGATTGCGCGAAAGGGGTGTGCAGAGGGATATTGGCGGCATGGCGTTTCGTTCCTGGCCCGTTTTCTGCCTGGCGCTGATCGCGCTGGTCTGCGCCGTCGGGCGCGCGGACGTGCGCGCCACGCCGGCCCAGCCCAGTCCGGTCCAGCCCGCTCCGGCGACGGTGATGGTCGATCCGGAACTGGCGCGGTCGGACTATGTCGAGCATTGCGCCGGCTGCCACGGGGTGCAGGGCAAGTCCGCGCCCGCACCGCTGCCCGAACTGTTCGGCCGCGTCGGCTGGTTCATGTGCACGCCGCAATCGCGCGCCTACCTGCTGCGCCTGCCGAATATCGCGCACAGCCGGATCAAGGATAACGCCGAACTGGCAGACATGATGAACTACGTGGTCTTCGTGATCGGCGCGGACAGCGTGCCGCCGGGGACCAGGCCGTTCACGGGCGCGGAAGTGACGCGCGAACGGCCGCTGGTGATGGATTCGGCCTCGCTGACCGCCGAACGCGCGCGCCATGCCGCCGATGCGATCCGCAAGTGCCGGGCGCCCGCCTCGCTCGGCCTGCTCTATCCGGGCGAGACGAAGTGACCCGGGCGGGGGAATGCGCTAAGCTGGCCCGATGATCGCGCCGACGCCCATCGACATCCTGCGCCTGCTGGCGCGCGGCGCGGCTGACGGCGTGGAGGGCGTGCTGGTGACGCTGACCGGCATTGAAGGCACGTCTTCGCGTGCGATCGGCACGCAGATGGCGGTGCTGGCCGATGGCCGCCACGCTGGCTCGTTCTCCGGCGGCTGCATCGAGGCGGCGGTGATCGCCGAGGCGCTGGAGGTGCTGGCGCGCGGCGAGGGGCGGGTGATTCGCTACGGCTCCGGCTCCCCCTATATCGATATCCGCCTGCCTTGCGGCGGGGGCATCGACCTGTTGTTCACGCCCTGCCGCGATGCGCGATCGATCGTGGCCGTGCTGGGGGCGCTGGCCCGACGCGAACCGATGGCGCTCGCGCTCGGCGTCGCGGGGGCCGCGCCTGCCGGGGCCGATGCCCCGGCAGGATGGAGCGCGGACGCGTTCGTGCAGCACTACGTGCCGCCCCTGCGGCTTGTGGCGGTGGGGCAGGG
The Novosphingobium sp. EMRT-2 genome window above contains:
- a CDS encoding TetR/AcrR family transcriptional regulator, with amino-acid sequence MIATRPGTYTRGTETVDAILKAALTVLIDEGAGAFTIRRIAAECGMKVGNVSYHFPRKEMLIQILLDELLESYDKLLENRVRQPDLTAEERLRLLIEICLDDIAGKRTTRLFTELWALANQNEFIADRVRAFYQGVHDFIGEYVALLNPRLSPDQVHTVALYISASMEGSTPFLGYEKPWAAKMMAFRTIAARALVDLARTITPEQISGLR
- a CDS encoding MauE/DoxX family redox-associated membrane protein encodes the protein MSALAADLAVSGLGMTGLRVMGLAGACGVGLVFVHAGASKLLHRDVLPGVIANYRLLPDALVAPVAAVLPWGELALGLALLAGGPPFAVVPALVLLGLFAGAMAVNIARGRRSIDCGCGRSQLRQTLGWPLVARNIVLMILVALRLPAALPSTGLELAIAIVGGVSLFVLYLLFNAIAALAVSPVAARVNAGIKRR
- a CDS encoding amine dehydrogenase large subunit, with amino-acid sequence MKSIASRMLSAIPTLAACLALSAIDAPQALADTANPTEPEESDVASITPPKPGWIFVNRGFVSPGTAIYDTGNGKMLGLVQMAVLADMAIDPAGKFYYVAETIWSKGNRGTRQDMVTVYDSTNLKLQAEIPIPGRLLIGGRKQDFILSDDGKLGFVYNFSPASSVSVVDLEKRKFLRAIELPGCASLIPNPGAGFSALCADGSLATVTAGAAKPAITHSAPFFSATDDPIFDNLIYDKTKQQAVFLSYTGKIYTAKMAAAPTVSEPFSIQVAAGLRAGDTKPLDVNWYPGGGQPMALHRASGHLFVLMHLGEYWTHKAGGTEIWDVDLAAKKVVKRVPITDPATTIEVTQEADPKLMYSGGEAGTVHVVDVKTWDESLKLDRAGSGVITVVEAR
- a CDS encoding (2Fe-2S)-binding protein gives rise to the protein MAISLTVNRKKRVVDADADKPLLWVLREDLNLPGTKFGCGAGLCGACTVLLDGNAVRSCQTPIADAAGKQITTIEDVASLPVGKKVVDAWVDLDVPQCGYCQAGQIMSATALLTQTPKPTAEDIEGGMSGNICRCATYLRIQKAIRKAAGVAA
- a CDS encoding methylamine utilization protein MauD; amino-acid sequence: MLTALIVSQVLSWGVILALVVAMLALARQVGVLHMRVAPAGALTTAGGPSVGASSPAIPARTLDGAAVTVGGAAPGSALRLLMFVSAACPLCKGLIPMAKSFARDERVQLIFVGDDDPAVQRGMIEQHGIGSYQFINGPDVGQAFEVGKLPYAVLLDADGTVLSKGLVNSREHLESLVIAHEMGVRSVQDYIGSLKAEVA
- a CDS encoding cytochrome C, producing the protein MAFRSWPVFCLALIALVCAVGRADVRATPAQPSPVQPAPATVMVDPELARSDYVEHCAGCHGVQGKSAPAPLPELFGRVGWFMCTPQSRAYLLRLPNIAHSRIKDNAELADMMNYVVFVIGADSVPPGTRPFTGAEVTRERPLVMDSASLTAERARHAADAIRKCRAPASLGLLYPGETK
- a CDS encoding MFS transporter, whose translation is MRNRAIIGRSVGAASLAAALGCLQPGIDPIYLTVLSDARPVPLEAHGLVVGFTQAGSALGALTVWRLGPVLPRWIVLAAAVLALLGSVAVVVADSLALVLACRAGYGLAMGVIYATTMAAYAARRPNKAYGAVYLTQLILSTLVSLALPELMLAAGAKTALMAMALVPALALVVLVPFVRSASMIDGPSGVVPGRSAVPAAGWALAAATFWFICSTMLVWSFSAALATRAGIADRTIGQAVAIGSVVGALTAAAVMRERLLVPLPFTALLSGLALASPVVLTVPGADGAYVASIVLLNIGSTAIIIRCSGLATATSRDSRFRVFVACTHSLGLIAGPLLGTAMMALFGRDGLLIGVALALTGGLLSVGWAVRAGFAGVPAASPEKGGVPAALGA
- a CDS encoding methylamine dehydrogenase light chain, translating into MKKFDADAMGETLLRRFAGGTSRRGILARLGAALVAAPVFPLLPVSRAEAAKPDRSGEGKTAFARVAQSKDNTKCDYWRYCAIDGSLCTCCGGGIHTCPPGAEPSPVSWVGTCVNPDDGKSYLIAYRDCCGKSYCMQCDCNNTDRETQLYVPQLNNDVIWCFGTSSMEYHCSTAVLVGPA
- a CDS encoding molybdopterin cofactor-binding domain-containing protein, encoding MSIVKDREAVGAALSRRSFLAASLAGGAVLTFDARIALAQATGAAGGVAGEPVVLTAFIRINADNSVTIGAKNPEIGQGVKTMLPMLIAEELDVAWSQVRIEQTDADDKRYGLQVAGGSTATPNNWLPMRQAGAAARAMLVAAAAKQWGVAPSALSTEAGKVIDKAGGRSVPYAALAREAAGMPVPDLATVPLKPAEAFRIIGQPMPGVDTPKIVKGTPLFGIDTHLPGMLHAALVKCPAFGGTIARIDDAAVRGIPGVVAVVPVNSGLVPPGQQDAVAIVADSWWKASKAREKLVVAWDDATQKQFSTAGYAKQAADALGAAPQADLFKAGDADKALAGAAKTVTADYSYPFLAHATLEPQNCTALWTADGKLELWAPAQNPGAGRREVAAMLGIAPEAMTIHMTRIGGGFGRRLMSDYMVLAAQVAKGVPGRPVKLLWDRTDDLRHDYYRPAGWHRFTAGLDAKGALIAFKDHFITFGADGKPIRAAEMSSTEFPAPVVPDAHLGATYLKTNLPTGWLRAPTSNAMAFVYQGFLDEVAEAAGLDLPELMRRTLGAPRELPTERKGLVFHTGRARSVIDAVCKAANWTGRTGPAKGAGDAVKGRGFGFYFSHRGYFAEVVDVTVSGGTSVKVDKIWMAGDIGSQIINPLNAEHQSQGAAIDGIAQALVWQPVVQEAGAITADNFGDFPLLRIDAVPRDVAITWVKSDFPPTGLGEPALPPVIPAIANAIRAATGKRLRSLPLQLT